One segment of Castanea sativa cultivar Marrone di Chiusa Pesio chromosome 3, ASM4071231v1 DNA contains the following:
- the LOC142627135 gene encoding uncharacterized protein LOC142627135: protein MGPGAFWGTRVMEIVKKHDSGGLVWKRIKLTTTRKANAKKRLLRVWQNEAVLRACSEPPPSKNSGGSTDVAGDKDSSGS from the exons atgggtccTGGAGCGTTCTGGGGGACGAGAGTGATGGAGATAGTGAAGAAGCACGACTCGGGAGGTCTTGTCTGGAAGCGAATCAAGCTCACCACCACTCGTAAAGCCAATGCCAAGAAGCGCCTCCTCCGAGTTTGGCag AATGAGGCTGTCCTAAGGGCATGTTCTGAGCCACCTCCTTCAAAAAATTCTGGGGGTAGTACCGATGTAGCTGGTGATAAAGACAGCAGCGGTAGCTAA
- the LOC142627719 gene encoding NAC domain-containing protein 83-like has translation MEKLNFVKNGVLRLPPGFRFHPTDEELVVQYLKRKVFSYPLPASIIPEVDVCKFDPWDLPGDLEQERYYFSTREAKYPNGNRSNRATGSGYWKATGIDKQIVTSRGNQVVGMKKTLVFYRGKPPHGSRTDWIMHEYRFVTAETSPSNAPQKKTSTESSVVPMENWVLCRIFLKKRSNKSEDDNVQTGNENTVGKLRTTKPVFYDFMTKGRTDLNVAPASSSSGSSGVTEVSSNESDDHEESSSCNSFPYFRRKP, from the exons aTGGAGAAACTTAACTTTGTTAAGAATGGTGTGCTAAGATTGCCTCCTGGATTTCGATTCCACCCAACAGATGAAGAGCTTGTTGTTCAGTACTTGAAGCGCAAGGTGTTTTCGTACCCTTTACCTGCCTCTATCATTCCTGAAGTTGATGTTTGCAAGTTTGATCCTTGGGATTTGCCAG GTGATTTGGAGCAAGAGAGGTACTACTTCAGCACTAGGGAAGCCAAGTATCCCAATGGGAACCGATCCAACAGAGCCACAGGTTCTGGTTACTGGAAAGCCACCGGAATTGACAagcaaattgtaacttcaagGGGCAACCAAGTTGTGGGGATGAAGAAAACTCTGGTTTTTTATAGAGGAAAACCCCCACATGGTTCTAGGACTGATTGGATTATGCATGAGTATCGCTTTGTTACTGCTGAAACCTCACCCTCCAATGCCCCACAAAAGAAGACCTCAACCGAG AGCTCTGTGGTTCCAATGGAGAATTGGGTTCTCTGCCGcatatttttgaagaaaagaagtAATAAAAGCGAGGATGACAATGTACAAACCGGGAACGAAAACACTGTTGGAAAACTCAGGACTACTAAGCCTGTTTTCTATGACTTCATGACAAAGGGGAGGACTGATTTGAATGTTGCCCCTGCTTCCTCTTCTTCAGGTTCAAGTGGAGTCACCGAGGTCTCTTCTAATGAATCAGATGATCACGAAGAAAGCAGTAGTTGCAATAGTTTCCCCTACTTTAGAAGAAAACCATAA